DNA sequence from the Streptomyces sp. NBC_01264 genome:
GGCAGCACACGCCACAGGCCGATCAGCAAGCGTCCACGGCGGCCACCAGCGAGCGACTGCGAGCCTAAGGGCTGTCCCGTAAATGATCTTTGGGTCGGCCTGGACGTGGCTGTTCGCTGTGCGGCCCGTCCGCCTATCCGGCGAGGGCGAGGTTGTGCATGCGGGCGATGCCGAGCATGGCGTGGTGGACGCCGTCGCCTTTGAGGCGGCAGTCGCGGAGGATCTTCCAGGTCTTCATGCGGGCGAAGACGTGCTCGACGCGGGCGCGGACCTGCTTGTGGGACTTGTTGTGTGCCTGCTTCCAGTCGGGCAGTTCTTCGCCTTTGCGTCGGCGGTGTGGCATGACGAGTCCGGTGCCCGGGTAGCCGCCGTCGGCGATCGTGAGGGTCTTGCCGACGGCGGCTTTGGCTCCGGATTCCTCCCAGGCCTTGCAGTCGTTGCGGTTCCCGGCGAGCGGCCGGCCGACCACGACGACCAGTCGGGTGTCGGCGTCAATGACGACCTGGTGGTTCGTGGAGTACCGGTAGTCTTCGACTGCGCGGCGATCGCGTGGTCTCGGGTGGGCACCAGGGTGCCGTCCACGATCAGCACGGTGTCCTTGGCGAACCGCTTGCGGGGCTGGAGCGCGAGCATCGGCCCGAGATGGTCGATGATGCGGTCCGCTGCGGACTTCGAGACCCCGAAGAGCGGGGCGAGCTGGCGCATCGTCAAGTTCGTGCGCCAGTACGCAGCGACCAGCAGGGCCCGGTCCTCCAGCGGAAGGCTCCACGGCCGGCCCTTGCGGACCCCATCAGCCCCCTCGCGCCGCAGCACCGTCACGAGCTTCCCGAAGCAGCGCGGGCTCAGCCCGGTGAACGGGGCTATCCAAGACGGCTCCGACGCCGTGATCACACCAGCCACGCCAAGATCATCTCACCCGCGGCCAGCAGTTACGGGACAACCCTTAGCCACCGCAAGCGGCCATGCCTACATCTGTCCGAGTCTTCGCCGCCGTCAGCCCACCCCTCAGTCTCTTCCGACCGCGCCAGGCGGAGCGCGGCTGAGAGCATGTCCGTGAGGTATTCGTGCGGTGGGGAGTTCAAGTGCCACAACAGGTCAACGAACGGCAGCAACAGGTACTGCAATGGGTCGGCCGAGGCTGCCCTGACGGCGTATGGGAAGGAACTGGATACAAACTCAGCTGCCAGGCCCTACACAGCCGTGGACTTGTCAGAGTCTCCAAGCGGCAAGGCAAGTGGTCCGTCGTGCTCACCGAGGCCGGCCAGCAGTATCTGGAGCACGGGTCTCAACCGCTGGAACAGCCTCGTGGCGAGAACACCGCTCCCCCGCCACGGGCGAAAATCCAGTCATCCGACATGGCCAAGATCGAGAATTCCGGCACCAAGGCAGCCCTGCCCCTGCCGGTGCAGCGGACCAGGCCACTTCCGCGCAAGAAGGCCAAGACCGTTACAGAGCAGCTCCTGGAAGAGCTCGCGGAGGCCGGCGGCCGTATCGTCAAACGCGAAGCCAGTGGTCGGGAGACCGAGAAATGGCCAATCCGCGTTGCCGCGGCACGCCGGTCCGGAAAGATCCCCGCGACGAAGGAACTGCACGCAGGCTGGTGCAACGACGGATATGAAATCCGGCTCGTCGACACCCCCGCCTGGCGCTTTGCCGTGCTGCCGCCCGTCCCCGTACCGGCACGGCTCACTACGCCGCATCCGGTGGTCAAAGCGCTGCAGGCGCACCCCCAGCCCATGGCCCTGACCAAAGCTGTACAGGGCAGAGCCTTCCGCCTCATCCACGCATTGCTCACCGCAACGCAGAAGCTGGGGTACGCCAGCGCATTCGGCACGGCCGACAGTGCCCCCGCACCACACCGCCGGCGAAACGGCCCGCCCCACTTCACCATCACGGCCCAAGGTCAGCGATGCGATTTCCTCATCCTGCAGGAACAGGACCGCACCGAACACATCCCCACGAAGAAGGAACTCTCGGACGCCGAGAAGCACTCCTGGGTCAGGATTCCCCGGTACGACACCTCCCCCGCCGAACGTCTACGAATCTGTGTCGGCGGCGGGCTGCGACACAGGGCTGGCGAGTGGGCCGATATGGCCGCCTGCCCGCTTGAGGACCAGCTCGCCGAGATCGTGCAGGAAGTGGGGCTTCGGGGCGAGGCCGCCGAGCGCAAACGACTGGCCGATCTGGAGGCAGCGCGGGAAAAGCGGCTGCAGTGGGAGGCCGCAATGCGACGGGCAAAGATCGACTTCGCCGAGGCGGCCCGAGTCCAGCATCTCGAAGCGCAGGAACGGGCATGGCGCCGCGCAACGGGTCTGGCCGAGTACATCGGCGCCCTCCGTATCCACGCACAGACCTTGGCGACCGGTCCGGAGAGAGACGGAGCCGAGGCATGGATCGCCTGGGCTGCCGATCATGTGGAGCGCCTAAACCCGCTCAACGGGACGCTCCGCCTACCCGAGATTCCTGAACCGCGCGCCAGCGACCTACAGCCGTTCCTGCACGGGTGGAACCCCTACGGTCCCGGCTACTAGGCCCCGCCGATTGTCACAGAGCGTATTCATGGAGAGAAGGCAGAGCGCGGGCCTCACACCGACCGGCTCTGTTGCCCACTACCGAAAAGGGTGCCGCCCAGAGCAGGATCGCGATCTGCTCCGAGGAGTCGCCGTCGATGCCTGACGACTCGTCAGGCATCGACGGCGGCGTGCGTCAAACGTGCGTCACGAGCGTCAAATCTGCGTCAAGATATCGCCCGTAACGCCCACAACGCACATAGCGCACATCGGCCTAACCTGCAGGTCAGAGGCCCTTTCCAACGGGCTCAAGGATCGCGACACACTCGACATGCTGGGTCATCGAAATAAGGTCTATCAAAAACATGTGAAAGGAAACCGCAGGTCAGCGGCCTGCATGGCGCAAATTGGACAGGCTGCCGGTATGCGTTACGTGCAGAGTGGGCGCTATGTGCAGCGCGCTGACGCTCCTTGCCTGCCTCTGACCGGGCGAAAAGGGCCCCGGCACGGGCCGTCCACTGACGCCCGCGCCTTGCGCCACTCAGCACCAAGCCACCCGGGAAGCCGGTCAGGCGCGGAGGGACACCCCGGGCTCCACGAGAGGTCCGGAGAACCATGCCGACCTGGCTGAGGGTCCTGCGCCCGCCCTCAGTACTCCCGCCGAGACAGCGCAGCAAGGGCCAGGGGCTTATCCTCCAGCACTTCCAAGGAGCCGATACCCCCTGGTCCGGCCCAGGTCAGATGCCTGGAACGCGGAGGCGAGCCTGCCACGCGCCCTGCCTCGGCGGGCTCCCGGGAGCGCCGCCATCGCAGGTATGCGTCCCGCGGGGCCCCGGTTTCGGGCATGCTGGTGAGCATGAGCAGCAGGTACGCACAGCTCCGGCCGTACACCCTGCCGGACTCGCTCGGGGAGCTGAGCGGGCCGGAGGACGGCCTCGTGGTCCTGCCCCGGCACCTGGACTGGGGCCCGCATTACGAATACGACCTGTCCGACGACGCCGACGTGCTATTGATGTACGAGCGGGTGATCCGTGAGGCGCAGACGCCGGGGGACCTGCACGCACACCTCGACATCGCTGTACTGCGTACCCACTGGCGGGCGCTATTCCTGCCCAGCCCGGCGAGAGCCGCCTGGGAGGCTCGCTTCCCTGAGCTCGCCAGCACGTCGGCGGCGGCCGCGTAGTGGAGGATCTGCATCACCGGCTGATCCGTATCGGCCTGGACGCACTCGCCGAGGATTTCGGCTACCGGCTGGCCGGCGGGTACGCCGTCCAGGCCCATCGACTGGTCAGCCGCGTCAGCGACGACGTCGACCTGTTCACCCCGATCGGGCGGGCCGAAGGCGAGCTGCCGCAGGCGATCGCCCGCCTCGTCGAGGCGTACCAGGCGGCCGGGTACGTGGTCCAGGTGACCCAGCAGGCGCAGGTATACGCCCGTCTGCACGTCACCGACCCCGCCTCCGGCGCCCAGTCCAAGGTCGAACTGGTAGGCGACCTTCTACACCATCCGCCCGTCGAGTCGGACCTCGGCCCGGTCCTCCACCTCGACGACCTGGCCGCCGCCAAGACCGGCGCCCTTTTCGGCCGGGCCGAGGTCCGGGACGCCATCGACGTCAAGGCACTCCTCGACGCCGGGTACACCCGCGCCCGGCTTCTCGACCTCGCCGCGCAGAACGAAGCCGAGCCCAACCTCGACGAGTACGTCTCAGCCCTCGCCCGTGTCGGGAACCACACCGACAGGCAGTTCGCCGCCTACGGCCTCGACTCCAAGGCTGCGCATGCCATCCGCGAGGAATTCACCGACTGGCACCGCGAACTCATCCGCCTCATGCATGCCGAAGCCAGCAGCACCAACCCGGCCCAGGCCGAGTCGCCAGTGGAACAGCCGGGGAAATCGATCAGCGGCCCGCTGCCTCCCTCACCGCCTCCCCCAGGCCCGGGGTCCGGCAGGCTGCGCTAGGTGTTCTGCCCACGGAGGTCAGGAGGTGTGACCGACGGCGGCTGGGCGCGTTGCGACGGCTACCGCAGTTCGGCGCCGCATCCCGTACGCGAATCGGTCAATCATCAGATCCCCTCCCACGCGCCCCGCCCGGGGCGTCCTCTTCCCTCTGTTGTCCGTGCGGTACGCGCAGACGGCACCGTGGTGATCACCGGCACGAGGGGAACCTAGCGAGCTAACGAGACACCGTCAGAACCCTTGCCCCAAAAGGCTGTTCGACTGGCTCGATCTCGCGAGGCCCTGCGCGACTTGTGAGATCCAGCCCCGCAGAATGGCGCGTCAGGCCTGGGGCCGGGATCGGTCCGGGTGGGGGATCTGGGTGGTCTCGAAGGTGCCGTCGGCGATCTGGCGTGCCAGTTGCGCGAGCTGGTGGTGATGGGCGCGTGCGTAGGAGCGGAACGCGGCGAATGCCTCGTCGACAGTGACCTGCCAGCGTTCCGCCAGGATGCCCTTGACCTGTTCCAGCACGATGCGGCTGGTCAGGGCGTGCTGGAGTTGGACGCGCTCGACCTCGCTGTGGGCGACGGTGCGCTGCTGCAGGATGGCGATGGTCGCCACGTCCGCCAGTGCTTGGGCGAGGGCGATGTCCTGGGCGCTGAGCGGGTCGGGGTCGGTCTGGAACAGGCCCATCACTCCGATGACCCGGCCGCGCAGCCGGAGCGGGATCGCGTTGGCGGTTACGAACCCGGTTTCGGCGGCGCGTGGGGCGAACTGTGGCCAGCCCGAGGTGATCTGGGGGTCGCTCAAGTTGATGTTGGTGCGTGGCTCGCCGCTCTTGTAGCAGTCCACGCAGGGGCCCTGGTCGTGCTGGGTGGCGAAGAGTTCCAGCAGTCGGGTGTGTTCGTCGGAGGCTGCCATGGTCTGCAGGACCTCATGCTGGTCGGCCAGCATGATGCCGACGGCGGCCACGTCCAGCAGTTCCATGCAGCGCACGGAGAGCTGCTGGAGGAAGTCGATGAGGTCGAAGTCGTCGATCAGGGAGTCTGCGACTTCCACGAAGACCTGGGTCACGTGTTGTTCTCGGGTCACGGTGATCAGTCCTTGTCTACGGCGGTCGGGGGCGTGCCGTTGCCAGTGCCGTTGTGGTCCAGGCGAAGCCGCCGATCCACCACGTCCTTGGAGATGTCGGTGATGGAACGTCCGCTGCTGTAAGCGTGCGCGCGCAGTCGTAGGAGAGCTTGGGGCAGGGGCAGGGAGAGTTGGACGCTGAGCATGCCGGTCGCCTGGTGGACCACCGCGTGCTGCAAGGCGTGCGGAGAGTCCACCGGCGCGTGGGTGCCCAGAGGTGGTTCGCCGCTGCCCAGGCAGCGGGCGGCCAGCGCGGCGGCCAGCGTGAGCGCATCGTCGGTCTGCTGGCCGGTCAGTGGACCCGGCGTTCGGCGCACTGCTGTCAGGACGCCGACGCGGATCGCGCCGATGCCCATCGGGAAGCAGAACACCGCGCGGGCGTCCAGGTCGGGGGCCTCCATGGACAGTGCCGGCCAGCGGGCGTGTCGGACCCGGGCCAGGTCTGGTACCCACACCATCGCGCCGGTACGGACCGCCTCTGGTCCCGGCCCCTCGCCGAGGGTCAGTTGCAGGTCCTCGAATCGGCGCGTGGTGAGGTCCGAGCACCACATGAGCTCGGTCAGGTTGGCTGCGGTGGCCAGGGAGACCGCGAGACCGTCCACGCCCAGGGCCTGGGCGCCGGCCAGGGTGGCGTCGTCGACGCCCTGGGACCGGTCGTCGAGTTGCAGCGTGCGCAGGACCGAGGCCATGCGGTCACTGATCATCTGCCATCACCGCTCGCCCTGCGACAGAGCCGGGCGGGCCCGCTGTGGCCGGTCCTGGTCATGAGGCCAGCAGCCTGGGGTACACCACAGCCGGGACCCATGCGCCGACTTCGGGCGCGCGGGGTAGCCGGTGGAGGAGGAAACCGGTGCCGGTCAGGGCCAAGAGCCGGATCAGCATCGGGCGCGGGTGATGCAGGCACAGCGACCCTTTGACCGTAGCGGTGCGCGCGGCGACAGCCAGGAAGACGTTGAGGCCGCTGACATCGCAGAAAGCAAGCGCGCTCAGGTCGATATCGATGGTCCGCACTCCCTCGCGCAGGCAGTCATCGACCATCGCCCGCAGCTGGGCCACGGTATCCAGATCAAGCTCACCCGCAAGGGTGATCGTCGTTTCATCGCCTCGGTCGTGCCGGTGGAGGTTCAAGCTCTGCAGAACAGGCATAGCGCCTCGGTTCTTGGGACCACATGGTGCGGCGCCGGGCGGGCCGGTCTTCTCGGCCCCGTCTTACGCGTATCTCCTGTGGTCGGATGCCCGGACAGGTCGGGCGAGCGATCGGCTTGGCGACCTGGACTCCAGGACCACCAAATCGACACGTTTCGCCTCAAAAGGACAGCGCCTGAGGTGAACCGGGGGACCCTCTGTACCCCGCAGGCACCTGCACGACAAGCGCGCTATCCACGTCAGGGACCGGGACGTCCATCGCAGCATAGCCCCCGCTCCTGCCCCGGGATATCCCGCAAGACACCAAGCGGCGTCCGCCTCTCACATCGGCAGCGTGAACAACGCAATGCGAGCGCCACTCACCTGGTCAGACTGACCGCCTGGGTTCGACAGCGGCCGGCCGCTCCTCGCACTCGGAGGATCGACGCAGGCGTGCTCCGGATAGTCGCAGGCGTCAAGCCGGGGTTCCAGTGCACGCCCGGAGGGCGGTCGAAGCGGTAGGCGGTGCCGTCAAAGCACTCCCAGAACTTGGTGTAGTCCGGGTCCGGGTAGAACTGCCTGCCCTCCTGCGGGCACGGCTCGACGACGGGTACGGAATCGTCCGCGGCGGCCGAAGCGACGCCGGGACCGGCGAGCGCCAGGGCGAGGATGGAGAGAGCATGAGAGTGATCTTCTTCATGACCCGATCAACGCAGAGACCAGAGCCGGGGTGCGGGCCCATGCCCGGGACTGGGCGTCCAGCGCCCAGACCGCCGACGGCGCGTCGACTCGTGCTCGTGTCACGCGGAACGTCGGCCAATCCGGCCTCCCCCGGCCCGTCGTCATAGGTCGAGGTCGAGGAGGGCCTTCTCGACGATTTCTGCGAGCGCCGGGTGGATCCAATACGGGGATCTGGCCAGGGTGGACGCGTCGATGCCCAGGGTCATCGCCAGGACGAGGGGCTGAATGAGGGTGGCGGCCTGGGGGCCCATGAGGTGGGCGCCGAGCAGGCGGCCGGTGCCGCGTTCGGCGAGCACCTTGCAGAAGCCGGTGGTGTCCTCCATCGCCCAGCCGTAGGCGATGTCCGCGTACCGGGCCTCGCCCACGAGCGGGTCCAGGCCCCGGTCGCGGCAGTCCTGCTCGGTGGCGCCGATCGAGGCGATCTGGGGGCGGGTGAAGACGGCCGCGGGCACCAGGTCGTGGTCGGCGCGATCAGGTCGTCGGGGTGGCGGAGGTTGTGGGCGATGACCTGCGCCTCGCGGTTGGCCACGTGCTTGAGCGGTACCGGTGTGCAGATGTCGCCGAGTGCGAAGACGCCTTCCGCGGTGGTGCGTTGGTACGCGTCGACGACGATGCGATCGTCGTCGTGGGTGGCGACGCCCGCGGCGTCGAGGTTCAGCCGGTCGCTGTTGGGCACGCGGCCCGTGGCGACCAGCAGCATGTCCGCCTCGACCGTCGAAGCGTCGTCGAGGGTCAGCCGCAGGGCTCCCGGACGGCCCCCGACGGCGGTGACCTCCCGGCCGAGTCTGAGGTCGTAGCGGGAACGGGCCAGCTCCGTGAACCGTTCGGCGACCGTCTCGTCCTGGGGGCCGAGCAGCCGGTCCTCCTTCTCCACGATGGCCACGGAGCTGCCGGCCGCCGCGAACACCTCCGCGAGCTCGGCCGCGATGTAGCCGCCGCCGAGGACGGCCAACCGGCGGGGCGCCGTGTCGATCCGCACGGTGTCGGACGTCTCGTACGGCAGTCCCGACTCCGCGACGGGCGGGGGCACCGAGGGGCGGCCGCCGGTGGCGATGACGATCTGCCGGGCGCTGATGTCGACGGCACCGCCCGCGAGGTCGATCCGCAGCTCCCGCGGGCCCGCGAAACGCGCCCTTCCCTCGTACACGGTGACGAAGTCGGACTCCTGACGGCCCCGGCGGCCCTCCTCACGGTCGGCGTCCAGGCGCCCGAACACCCGGTCCCGCATCGCCCGCCAGCGCACGCCGAGTAGCTGCGCGTCCACGTCGTACGTGCCGGATTCGCTGACCGTCCGGGCCACGTGCGCGGTGTAGGCAAGCATCTTGCTCGGGATGCAGCCCGCGTTGAGACAGGTTCCGCCGAACCACCTCTCTTCGACGATGGCCACGTCGAGGTCGGCGAACGAATCGTCGATGACGGAGTTGCCGGATCCCGCACCGATGACGACAAGATCGTGCTGACGCATCGCGCCAGGCTACGAGGCCGGGTCCGGCCGGGGGCGTCGGGCGCGCCACCCAACCGGCACGTGTCTGTTTTGGAGACTCGCGTGGTGAAACCGGCTTCGGAGTTGCCCCCCCCCGTCCGAGAACGAGCACGTCGCGCTCTGCATACCGGCCCATTTCCACCAGATTTGAGCTGGCTCGATGCTCCGCACACCTCTCTATTTCGGTCACGCGTGGGGCGGATGACCTTCAGAGCCGGGGCCACTTCTAGCGGGTCGGCCAGCCCGGTTCCGACGTCGCGGCTGGCCTGGCTCTTCAGCTGCATGATCTACGCTCCCGCCAGGGAGGGGACTATGAACAAGTTGCCGGCGTTGTTGAAACGGACCTGGGTTGACTGGGTGGTGTGCCTCTGCATGACCGTGACCGCTGCCAGCTGTAAGAGCCCCTTCTTGGTGGTCTCCTTCGCCGTGGTCGCGCTCGCGGCGGCCCTTTGCGGTGTCCGCAAGATCTGGCAGATGGCGAGGCCGGATCGGAGCCGTAGCGCTCTGTAACTACGCCAGGGGGTCTCGACAAGATCACCAACAGCATCCAGAAGTTGAGCCAGAACCGAAACTCGTGAACAAAGCCACGAGGGAGACCGGAAGCGCTTCAAGTGCTTCATCGAAGACCGCGGCTCCGCTACCTGAGAATGGCGAGGACAGGTCTGACCC
Encoded proteins:
- a CDS encoding ANTAR domain-containing protein; protein product: MISDRMASVLRTLQLDDRSQGVDDATLAGAQALGVDGLAVSLATAANLTELMWCSDLTTRRFEDLQLTLGEGPGPEAVRTGAMVWVPDLARVRHARWPALSMEAPDLDARAVFCFPMGIGAIRVGVLTAVRRTPGPLTGQQTDDALTLAAALAARCLGSGEPPLGTHAPVDSPHALQHAVVHQATGMLSVQLSLPLPQALLRLRAHAYSSGRSITDISKDVVDRRLRLDHNGTGNGTPPTAVDKD
- a CDS encoding nucleotidyl transferase AbiEii/AbiGii toxin family protein, yielding MEDLHHRLIRIGLDALAEDFGYRLAGGYAVQAHRLVSRVSDDVDLFTPIGRAEGELPQAIARLVEAYQAAGYVVQVTQQAQVYARLHVTDPASGAQSKVELVGDLLHHPPVESDLGPVLHLDDLAAAKTGALFGRAEVRDAIDVKALLDAGYTRARLLDLAAQNEAEPNLDEYVSALARVGNHTDRQFAAYGLDSKAAHAIREEFTDWHRELIRLMHAEASSTNPAQAESPVEQPGKSISGPLPPSPPPPGPGSGRLR
- a CDS encoding STAS domain-containing protein; translation: MPVLQSLNLHRHDRGDETTITLAGELDLDTVAQLRAMVDDCLREGVRTIDIDLSALAFCDVSGLNVFLAVAARTATVKGSLCLHHPRPMLIRLLALTGTGFLLHRLPRAPEVGAWVPAVVYPRLLAS
- a CDS encoding GAF and ANTAR domain-containing protein, translated to MTREQHVTQVFVEVADSLIDDFDLIDFLQQLSVRCMELLDVAAVGIMLADQHEVLQTMAASDEHTRLLELFATQHDQGPCVDCYKSGEPRTNINLSDPQITSGWPQFAPRAAETGFVTANAIPLRLRGRVIGVMGLFQTDPDPLSAQDIALAQALADVATIAILQQRTVAHSEVERVQLQHALTSRIVLEQVKGILAERWQVTVDEAFAAFRSYARAHHHQLAQLARQIADGTFETTQIPHPDRSRPQA